The following is a genomic window from Vicinamibacteria bacterium.
TCAGGAATACTCCCTCCGGTGAAAAGTGCACTAACTGAACAGACATCCTTGGCCTTTTGCCGTCGATGGCAGTCTCTCCGGGCTCGCGAAAGTGAAGCTCCGTCAGGAAATAGGGCTTCTTCCCGACGGTGAGCCAGTAGTTGTCGGGGAACTTCACCAGGACGCGATAGTGGTTGCAGTCGTTGATGATGTCCAGATCAGCGGGTTGATAGTTGAACGTGAGGTCGTAGATGCGCAGCTGTGCGGACTGCTGAATGTCGATGGGGGCCTGCATCTTCCCCGTCGTACACAGCCCCGGCCAATGGCTGGGACCGTGTGGTCCCTCTTCATACGTGAACTTCGGTTCGCACTTTTCCTCTCCCAGGGGCAGGTGCAAGTGGTGGTGTTCGTGCTTTCCATGCTCTGCAGGTTGCCCGGGTTCCACCTTCTCGGGCGGCTGTGCCGCCTGGCGGGCGCCGGCTGGCACGACAACCAAAGAGAAGAACCCCAGCACGGCCAGCGGCAGCATTGAAGGGCCGGTTGTTCGGTCAAAGGACATATCAGGACCCCAAGAGTCTTGTCCGAACCATAACCCCCTCGACATCCCTGCTCCTGCAGGGGCCGATGCGCGGCGACAACCCGTCACCCGCTAGCGCGCCACCGAGATGGGACTCGAACACCGGATCGCGGGTGACGGATCCTGCCAATGTCTTTGAGTTCCTGAAAGTCGTCGGCTGAGCAAAACGCCGGATGCGGATCGTGGGCCGAGCCCATGCCAGGAGTGGCTTCAGGGTGCTTTTCCTTAAGCAAACTGGGCGCATGGGGGGCGCAAGTGCCCCCCGATGCAGCGGCACCGGCTTACTCCCTGGGGTTCACACGGATAATCGCCATCATGCCCAGGTCTTCATGGGAGAGGATGTGGCAGTGATAGACAAAATCTCCAACGTCCATCCCGCGGAAGTCCATGAGCAGCTGCACCTGAGGAAGCGGTGGCACTGGACTTGCCGTCTTGTCCCAATATGGTACTTCGATCATGTCCAGGTACTGACCCTTGATGCCCGGCGCCGGGTGGTTTCCGTTGGCCTCGAAGTTGTCCTGGGAGAGAACCTTGAAGTGAATCTGGTGCATGTGGAATTCATGGTTTTCCTGGGCATTGTTTTGAACGATCCATTTCTCCACGGACCCTTGGGTGGTTACGACCGCCGGGGGATTGTTGTTGTCGAAGACCGTTTCCTTCTGGCCCGCGCTCACCTGCGTAATGAAAAACTGGGTCGGCTGGTTTTCGCTAAACAGGAAAACACGCGTAGCAGACACGGGCGCTTCGCTGAGTCCGCCGAACCGCCGCTGGCTGGTGCTCAAATGCGTGAAGGCCCCCAGCCTATCATCGGCGGCGGCCCGCCTCAGTTCTCCCGTGCCCGTCAAGGCGATGTTGAAGATGGGCCGGGTGGGGTCACAGTCGCCCTGGGGTCCGGTATTGATGTTTGCGGTCACCAGCTGCGCCACCTTCACTGTGGGAGCGGGCGCCTTGACCAGGAATTCGACCCGCGAGGCAACGGGCAGCCGGAAGTGGGTCACCCTGATCAGTTCGCCGGGTTGGGTGCCATCCTGCGAGTTCACGGGCACCGCGTCGATCCCCACGATACGCAGGGTCTGCGGAACCCCGTCATAGTCGACTTCCAGGTCGAGGATGGTGTCCGCCGTACTGTTGGTAACGCGCCAGAACTGTGTTTCGCCCCTTTCCATCTGGAGAACGGCGGGGACAAAAGTAACGGTGCCGTCCGGCTGCTGGTAGGAGTCAACGGGCACGTAGTTCACGCTCAGGTCCTGGAAAGGAACGCCATTGCCGCAGTTGCCTCCGGCTTCTGCCAAGCCGTTCAACTGTGGTTGGTCGCGAAGTACCAGAATGTTCGAGCGCAGTCCCTGGACGGCGGGCTGCACGTTCTGGATTCCGGAGACTACCAGGGCTCCCGAGGCCCCGCCCAGAAGATCGCGCTCGGCTAGGCCGTGAACGTGCGGGTGGTACCAGTAGAGGCCGGGGGGCTCGTCCAACGGGAACGAAAAGCTGTACTGGAAAGTGCTGCCTGAGTTGATCAGCGTTCTAGTCACGTTGTCGCCGCCGCACTGGGGTGTCACGTTGGTGCCGTGATAGTGGATGTTCGTGGAAGAACCGATTGACGTGATGCCGGTGGCAGGCGGAGTGAACTCGACCGTGGTGTCTCCGCAAGTAGGAGAATTGAAGACCTCCCCTAGATCTGACGCAGGGGTGTTGTTGGTGACCGTGATGTTCAGGGTATCCCCTGGATTCACATGCAACGTTGGTTCCTCGATACCGGTGTCGGTCATGAAGCAATGCAACAGCCGACCCTTCGAATCTGTCGTCTGCTGGTAAGAGAACCTGACGTTCAGCACTCCGTCGGAGCTGAACAAGGCGGGCGGCTGTTGAACCACGCTGCCGGCCTGGAAGCGCGAGCATGGGTTGGGAACGGGCGCGACGGGTCTAGGGGTGATGCTGGCGTTGTCAGCGCTCTGAGCGAGTTCGCAAAGGGGCGACGCCAGAAAGATCGCTGCCCCAGCCAAACTGCAGAAGAGTCTGCTCATTGAATCGCCTCCTGGCGAAGAAAGGCAAGGACCTGCTACTTGTTGCGCCGGCT
Proteins encoded in this region:
- a CDS encoding carbonic anhydrase family protein, encoding MSFDRTTGPSMLPLAVLGFFSLVVVPAGARQAAQPPEKVEPGQPAEHGKHEHHHLHLPLGEEKCEPKFTYEEGPHGPSHWPGLCTTGKMQAPIDIQQSAQLRIYDLTFNYQPADLDIINDCNHYRVLVKFPDNYWLTVGKKPYFLTELHFREPGETAIDGKRPRMSVQLVHFSPEGVFLIIEVPIAAGKENPVIKALWERIPAPGKESKVEGVKINAADLLPADRRFYRYPGSMTTPTCNEVVTWYVMKNAIELSEAQIAEYTTHYHNTARPLQPSNERPVAERQ
- a CDS encoding multicopper oxidase domain-containing protein, producing the protein MSRLFCSLAGAAIFLASPLCELAQSADNASITPRPVAPVPNPCSRFQAGSVVQQPPALFSSDGVLNVRFSYQQTTDSKGRLLHCFMTDTGIEEPTLHVNPGDTLNITVTNNTPASDLGEVFNSPTCGDTTVEFTPPATGITSIGSSTNIHYHGTNVTPQCGGDNVTRTLINSGSTFQYSFSFPLDEPPGLYWYHPHVHGLAERDLLGGASGALVVSGIQNVQPAVQGLRSNILVLRDQPQLNGLAEAGGNCGNGVPFQDLSVNYVPVDSYQQPDGTVTFVPAVLQMERGETQFWRVTNSTADTILDLEVDYDGVPQTLRIVGIDAVPVNSQDGTQPGELIRVTHFRLPVASRVEFLVKAPAPTVKVAQLVTANINTGPQGDCDPTRPIFNIALTGTGELRRAAADDRLGAFTHLSTSQRRFGGLSEAPVSATRVFLFSENQPTQFFITQVSAGQKETVFDNNNPPAVVTTQGSVEKWIVQNNAQENHEFHMHQIHFKVLSQDNFEANGNHPAPGIKGQYLDMIEVPYWDKTASPVPPLPQVQLLMDFRGMDVGDFVYHCHILSHEDLGMMAIIRVNPRE